One Clostridium sp. CM027 genomic window carries:
- a CDS encoding N-acetylmuramoyl-L-alanine amidase, which yields MKKKLLKINIKALFVFLLILGLLFISNMVKKGENANSQSITSNFTVCIDAGHGGYDVGATNSSNIFEKDVTLAIALKVGDLLEKDGIKVLYTRTTDKVSWPSDNKLDLRARVKVSNEAKADAFVSIHCNAATDSSYHGVETWCRFPNTDGEKLAKSIQKELGNSNYSADRGLKYESNGHSLAVLRLNNSVSALIEIGFLSNSSDANFVTSESGQDVCANSIAKGILNYKSSVKK from the coding sequence ATGAAAAAAAAGTTGTTGAAAATAAATATAAAAGCACTCTTTGTATTCTTATTAATCCTGGGATTGCTATTTATTAGTAATATGGTGAAAAAAGGAGAGAATGCTAATTCACAGAGTATTACTTCTAATTTTACAGTATGTATTGATGCAGGCCATGGCGGATATGATGTTGGTGCTACAAACTCATCGAATATTTTTGAAAAGGATGTAACATTAGCAATTGCTCTTAAAGTAGGCGATCTCTTAGAAAAAGATGGTATTAAGGTGTTATATACAAGGACTACTGATAAAGTGTCCTGGCCCTCTGATAATAAGCTAGATCTTAGAGCAAGAGTTAAAGTATCAAATGAGGCTAAAGCAGATGCATTTGTATCTATACATTGCAATGCTGCTACTGACTCTAGTTATCATGGAGTAGAAACCTGGTGTAGGTTTCCTAATACTGATGGTGAAAAACTTGCTAAAAGCATCCAAAAGGAACTTGGTAATAGTAATTACTCCGCCGATAGAGGTTTGAAATATGAATCTAATGGACACTCATTGGCTGTATTACGGCTTAATAATTCTGTTTCCGCATTAATTGAAATAGGTTTTTTAAGTAATTCTTCAGATGCTAATTTTGTAACATCTGAAAGTGGACAAGATGTATGTGCTAATAGTATAGCAAAAGGAATTTTAAATTATAAGTCATCAGTTAAAAAGTAA
- a CDS encoding response regulator transcription factor, whose product MKQKILIVEDDLAISNLIRLNLNIANYETKEVYDGLEAINIIENEPFDLILLDVMLPNADGFTIMDKIRYLDIPVIFLTAKNSVIDKVTGLKLGAEDYIVKPFEALELLARIETVLRRYGKANDALEFKDIKIYLKERIVKKSGKIVDLTLKEFELLCILVQNKNIALTRDILLERVWKYDYFGGTRTVDMHIGSIRKKLDLNDNIKTVYKIGYRLED is encoded by the coding sequence TTGAAACAAAAGATTCTAATAGTAGAAGATGATTTAGCAATATCAAACTTAATCAGATTAAATTTAAATATAGCAAATTATGAAACTAAAGAAGTTTATGATGGCTTAGAAGCAATTAATATAATTGAAAATGAACCTTTTGATTTAATACTACTGGATGTTATGCTTCCAAATGCTGATGGTTTTACTATAATGGATAAAATAAGATATTTAGATATTCCTGTTATATTTCTTACTGCTAAAAACTCAGTTATTGATAAAGTAACTGGATTAAAATTAGGAGCAGAAGATTATATTGTAAAGCCCTTTGAGGCTCTAGAACTGTTAGCAAGAATTGAAACTGTTCTTAGAAGATATGGAAAAGCTAATGATGCTTTGGAATTTAAAGATATTAAAATATATTTAAAAGAAAGAATAGTAAAAAAAAGTGGCAAAATAGTAGATTTAACTCTTAAGGAATTTGAATTATTATGTATATTGGTGCAAAATAAAAATATAGCATTAACTAGAGATATACTATTAGAAAGAGTATGGAAATATGATTATTTTGGAGGAACTAGAACTGTTGATATGCATATAGGTTCAATTAGAAAAAAATTAGACCTAAATGATAATATTAAGACGGTTTATAAAATTGGCTACAGGTTGGAGGACTAA
- a CDS encoding MBOAT family protein, whose amino-acid sequence MIFSSLFFTFAFLPITVILYYSLGKHFRNIVLLTASLFFYAWGEPIYVLLMCGSITVNYCLGTLLGRSDTSSRKRKLFLIISLVLNLGCLAYFKYIGMIISTIASIGSWNLNAGTPTLPIGISFYTFQTLSYVIDVYRGKIKQQKSLILFALYITMFPQLVAGPIVNYADIESQLAYRSMNFKKFNSGMQRFLCGLAKKMLLANNIGLLWSEVKAMPGTEVSMLMAWAGIIAFTLQIYFDFSGYSDMAIGLGKMFGFRFKENFQYPYISQSISEFWRRWHISLGSWFKEYVYISLGGNRVGKWKLIRNMFIVWFLTGLWHGASWNFVLWGLYFGALILIEKLFLQKSMTRWPKVVRHIYLLLFVVIGWVLFEFTNLTDMLGFLRIMSGVGGNALINNQAIVKLKAYAILYIVCIIAASPWPKELALVFERSHYNIYKLAVTVYYCVLMFFSTAYMVSSTYNPFIYFRF is encoded by the coding sequence ATGATATTCAGTAGTCTGTTTTTTACATTTGCTTTTTTGCCTATCACAGTAATTCTATATTATTCCTTAGGAAAGCACTTTAGGAATATTGTCCTGCTGACTGCAAGCCTGTTTTTTTATGCATGGGGAGAACCTATCTATGTGTTATTGATGTGCGGTTCCATAACGGTTAATTACTGTCTAGGCACTCTCTTAGGTAGATCTGATACCAGTAGCCGAAAAAGGAAGCTTTTTTTAATAATAAGCCTGGTGCTCAATTTAGGCTGTCTCGCTTATTTTAAATACATCGGCATGATCATAAGTACAATAGCATCAATTGGCAGTTGGAATTTGAATGCTGGAACACCAACGCTTCCCATAGGAATTTCGTTTTATACCTTTCAGACACTATCTTATGTGATTGATGTATATAGGGGAAAAATAAAGCAGCAGAAAAGCCTGATTCTATTTGCCCTTTATATTACTATGTTCCCGCAGTTGGTGGCAGGGCCTATTGTGAACTATGCAGACATTGAATCACAGTTAGCTTACAGGAGCATGAACTTCAAAAAATTCAACTCCGGGATGCAGCGCTTTCTGTGTGGTCTTGCGAAAAAGATGCTTCTTGCAAATAATATAGGACTACTATGGTCTGAAGTAAAAGCCATGCCAGGTACAGAAGTTTCAATGCTCATGGCATGGGCCGGGATTATTGCCTTTACATTACAGATTTATTTCGATTTTAGCGGGTATTCAGATATGGCTATCGGATTGGGAAAAATGTTTGGATTTCGTTTCAAGGAAAACTTCCAGTATCCATATATTTCGCAAAGTATTTCGGAATTTTGGCGCAGGTGGCATATCTCCCTAGGATCATGGTTTAAGGAATATGTATATATTTCTCTTGGTGGAAACCGTGTCGGTAAGTGGAAACTGATACGGAACATGTTCATTGTATGGTTTCTCACCGGGCTCTGGCATGGTGCAAGTTGGAATTTTGTTTTATGGGGGCTTTATTTTGGAGCTTTAATATTAATAGAAAAATTGTTTTTGCAGAAAAGCATGACAAGATGGCCAAAGGTTGTCCGTCATATATACTTATTGCTGTTTGTTGTTATAGGCTGGGTGCTTTTTGAATTTACCAACCTGACGGATATGCTCGGTTTTCTGCGGATCATGTCTGGAGTAGGAGGTAATGCGCTTATTAATAACCAAGCAATTGTGAAGCTAAAAGCTTATGCCATCTTATATATTGTTTGTATCATTGCGGCTTCACCTTGGCCTAAGGAACTGGCGTTAGTATTTGAAAGAAGTCATTACAATATTTATAAATTAGCAGTAACCGTGTATTATTGTGTACTAATGTTTTTTTCAACGGCATACATGGTTAGTTCAACCTACAACCCATTTATATATTTCCGATTTTGA
- a CDS encoding GDSL-type esterase/lipase family protein, whose translation MKKLIISFLMGILLIGMTACGNTNAAKDVTAKSKNNVFIGDSITEGFVINEILPKESVIAAAGATAGFTYDKIDGLTKKKPDNVFIMLGSDDLFMPVKDPKELFRNDLTKLINKIKEEQPNCKIYLQSITPVTQEALKLEPRYKNVDEYNELLKELAGKLSVNYIDIGALAKENPDLFAEDGVHFKKEFYQLWLKKLSKLL comes from the coding sequence ATGAAAAAATTAATTATTAGTTTCCTTATGGGTATTCTTTTGATAGGTATGACTGCCTGCGGGAATACAAATGCTGCAAAGGATGTTACAGCTAAGTCTAAGAACAATGTGTTTATCGGAGATTCCATTACCGAAGGTTTTGTCATCAATGAAATTCTTCCTAAAGAAAGTGTAATAGCTGCGGCAGGAGCCACAGCCGGGTTTACGTATGATAAAATTGATGGCTTGACTAAAAAGAAACCGGACAACGTCTTTATCATGTTGGGATCGGATGACCTGTTCATGCCTGTGAAGGATCCTAAAGAATTATTCAGAAATGATTTAACAAAACTGATTAACAAGATAAAGGAAGAACAGCCCAATTGTAAGATATATCTCCAGTCCATAACACCTGTAACACAGGAGGCATTAAAACTAGAACCCCGCTATAAAAATGTAGATGAATACAATGAGCTTTTAAAGGAGTTGGCGGGCAAGTTATCAGTTAATTATATAGACATAGGAGCATTGGCAAAGGAAAACCCTGATTTATTTGCGGAAGATGGTGTTCACTTCAAGAAAGAATTTTATCAGCTGTGGTTGAAGAAACTTTCTAAATTATTATAG
- a CDS encoding DHHW family protein — MRISNKKKLAVIQNIVCMLPLLFILAMFILNLALPAKTYSREERRYLAQWPVFRIEKVLDGSYETKVESYFSDQFPSRNFWVHIQKGSNQILFKR; from the coding sequence ATGAGAATAAGTAACAAAAAAAAACTTGCCGTTATACAGAATATCGTGTGTATGTTGCCGCTTTTATTTATACTTGCTATGTTTATATTGAATCTTGCTCTACCGGCTAAAACCTATTCAAGAGAGGAGAGGCGTTACTTAGCACAATGGCCTGTTTTTCGTATTGAAAAAGTATTAGATGGCAGTTATGAGACTAAGGTTGAATCATATTTTTCTGATCAGTTCCCTTCTCGAAATTTTTGGGTTCATATCCAGAAAGGCTCCAATCAAATTTTATTTAAAAGGTAA
- a CDS encoding HAMP domain-containing sensor histidine kinase, with protein sequence MKFWQRIYILFLTLFILTFSFAGILIIEKIHNETLKREVDRCLSEHLSIYSGVNLSIPVYDTLRRYSRNTSSDDEILSNAINDYYKKYNDKNVYVEILDTNNKSVFSNMNFKMPDKREEINSLQPDKRQYIIKDIGNKSYIFISNLININNKSYKFTYARNISGIYKERGNQYVFFFKLDVVVSLVFMAFMYFASKYITKPIQNLIGATKRIVKGNFSEKVEIKSKDEFGVLAENFNTMAEVVEEKINELERNNNEKQRFIDNLAHELKTPLTSIIGYANLLRTTKYNEEIFIDGLGYIYGEGKRLEELSFRLMDLILLRKEEFKLQNESIKNIVLEVKGSLLPKLIEKNISLVIEDNDFEMMMQRDLMKVLLTNLIDNAIKASKVKSEIHIGINKYKYEVEIKDHGIGIAKEHIDKIFEPFYMVDKARTRASNGAGLGLSICKKILDIHSGCFVVESEIDKGTSIKLIFNTCKGGDSFHET encoded by the coding sequence ATGAAATTTTGGCAAAGAATATACATTTTATTTTTGACTTTATTTATTTTAACCTTTAGCTTTGCAGGAATTTTAATAATAGAAAAGATTCATAATGAAACATTAAAAAGAGAAGTAGATAGATGTTTAAGTGAACATTTGAGTATTTATTCAGGAGTGAATTTAAGTATTCCGGTGTATGACACTTTAAGAAGGTATTCCCGTAATACCAGCTCGGATGATGAAATTTTATCTAATGCCATCAATGATTATTACAAAAAATACAATGATAAAAATGTTTATGTAGAGATTTTAGATACAAATAATAAAAGTGTGTTTAGTAATATGAATTTTAAAATGCCTGATAAAAGAGAAGAAATCAATTCACTTCAACCAGATAAAAGACAATATATAATTAAGGATATAGGTAATAAATCATATATATTTATATCAAACTTGATAAATATAAATAATAAATCCTATAAATTTACTTATGCGCGAAATATTTCAGGAATTTATAAAGAAAGAGGAAATCAGTATGTTTTCTTTTTTAAACTAGACGTAGTAGTATCTTTAGTTTTCATGGCGTTTATGTATTTTGCAAGTAAATATATAACAAAACCAATCCAGAATCTTATAGGGGCTACTAAAAGAATAGTTAAAGGAAACTTTTCAGAAAAGGTAGAAATAAAATCTAAAGATGAATTTGGCGTGCTGGCAGAAAATTTCAATACAATGGCTGAGGTTGTTGAAGAAAAAATAAATGAATTAGAAAGAAATAATAATGAAAAGCAGAGGTTCATCGATAACTTGGCCCATGAATTAAAAACACCATTAACTTCTATAATAGGGTATGCAAATTTACTTCGTACCACCAAATATAATGAGGAAATTTTTATAGACGGTCTTGGCTATATATATGGAGAAGGAAAGCGGTTAGAGGAATTATCTTTTAGGCTAATGGACTTAATACTATTAAGAAAAGAAGAGTTTAAGCTGCAAAATGAAAGCATAAAAAACATTGTTCTTGAAGTAAAAGGGTCATTGCTTCCAAAACTTATTGAAAAAAACATAAGCTTAGTAATAGAGGACAATGATTTTGAAATGATGATGCAACGTGATTTAATGAAGGTACTACTAACTAATCTTATAGACAATGCTATAAAAGCTTCTAAGGTTAAATCAGAAATTCACATTGGTATTAACAAATATAAATATGAAGTTGAAATAAAAGATCATGGCATAGGGATTGCTAAGGAACATATAGATAAGATCTTTGAACCCTTCTATATGGTTGATAAAGCAAGAACTAGGGCAAGTAATGGTGCCGGATTAGGTTTATCAATATGTAAAAAGATATTGGATATTCATAGTGGATGCTTTGTAGTTGAAAGTGAAATAGATAAGGGAACTTCAATTAAATTAATATTTAATACTTGTAAAGGTGGTGACTCCTTTCATGAAACATAA